A genomic segment from Aegilops tauschii subsp. strangulata cultivar AL8/78 chromosome 1, Aet v6.0, whole genome shotgun sequence encodes:
- the LOC109744001 gene encoding cytochrome P450 89A2 yields MELTAWPPLLLLITLSLSLAASLLFLLSSRHGVEKKATGKELPPGPPALLFLAKFLALRQSIFHLEPLLRELHDRYGPVISIRLFRALIFVSDRRLAHRVLVQGGSTFADRPRLFEPGLLFTSGSRNINAAPYGPYWRLVRRNLASEALHPACVSQFAPARRRMRDVLVRDLRARGAGGDPVEVRTPFRNAMFDLLVYMSLGARLAPEVLDEMQEMQLWVVRTITGFPIFSFFPALTKRLFRKRWEAHLAVRRRQDEILLPLIEARRSVSVPRGADDPPCYADSLLALRVADEGGRPLTDSELVSLCSEFLSGGTDSTVTSLEWIMGELVNHPDMQAKVYEEVRSKPELSEGDLQGMPYLKAVVLEGLRLHPPAHFLLPHGVQSDTEIGGYRVPKGAEVNFLVAEFGRDETVWAAAREFRPERFLDGGEGCGVDITGSREIKMMPFGAGRRMCPGYTLAMLHLEFFVGSLVRELEWLPAADGEEVDMTEVLDFTTLMNNPLRVRAIPRT; encoded by the coding sequence ATGGAGCTCACGGCCTGGCCACCGCTCCTTTTGCTCATCACCCTCTCGCTCTCGCTCGCAGCTTCGCTCCTCTTCTTGCTCAGCAGCCGCCACGGCGTCGAGAAGAAGGCCACCGGTAAGGAGCTCCCCCCAGGCCCGCCGGCGCTGCTCTTCCTGGCCAAGTTCCTAGCGCTCCGGCAATCCATCTTCCACCTTGAGCCGCTCCTCCGCGAGCTGCACGACCGCTACGGCCCCGTCATCTCCATCCGCCTCTTCCGCGCGCTCATCTTCGTCTCCGACCGCCGCCTCGCCCACCGCGTCCTCGTCCAGGGCGGCTCCACCTTCGCCGACCGCCCGAGGCTCTTCGAGCCGGGCCTCCTCTTCACCTCCGGCTCCCGCAACATCAACGCCGCGCCCTACGGGCCTTACTGGCGCCTCGTCCGCCGCAACCTCGCCTCCGAAGCGCTGCACCCGGCCTGCGTCAGCCAGTTCGCGCCCGCGAGGCGGCGGATGCGCGACGTGCTCGTCCGCGACCTCCGCGcgcgcggcgccggcggcgacCCCGTCGAGGTGAGGACGCCGTTCCGGAACGCCATGTTCGACCTGCTGGTGTACATGAGCCTCGGCGCCAGGCTCGCCCCGGAGGTGCTCGACGAGATGCAGGAGATGCAGCTGTGGGTCGTCCGCACCATCACCGGCTTCCCCATCTTTTCCTTCTTCCCGGCGCTCACCAAGAGGCTCTTCCGCAAGCGATGGGAAGCGCACCTTGCCGTCCGCCGGAGGCAGGACGAGATCTTGCTCCCGCTGATCGAAGCAAGGCGCTCAGTTTCCGTGCCCCGCGGCGCCGATGACCCTCCGTGCTACGCCGACTCGCTCCTAGCGCTGCGCGTGGCCGACGAAGGCGGCCGCCCGCTCACGGACTCTGAGCTCGTCAGTCTCTGCTCCGAGTTCTTGAGCGGTGGCACGGACAGCACGGTGACCTCGCTGGAATGGATCATGGGGGAGCTGGTGAACCATCCGGACATGCAGGCCAAGGTCTACGAAGAGGTCAGGAGCAAGCCGGAGCTCAGCGAAGGCGACCTGCAGGGGATGCCGTACCTGAAGGCCGTCGTCCTCGAGGGGCTGCGGCTCCACCCGCCGGCTCACTTCCTCCTCCCTCACGGCGTACAGAGCGACACGGAAATCGGCGGCTACAGGGTCCCCAAGGGCGCGGAGGTCAACTTCCTGGTCGCCGAGTTCGGGCGCGACGAGACGGTGTGGGCGGCGGCGCGCGAGTTCCGACCGGAGCGGTTCCTGGACGGCGGCGAGGGGTGCGGCGTGGACATCACGGGGAGCAGGGAGATCAAGATGATGCCCTTCGGAGCGGGCCGCAGGATGTGCCCGGGATACACGCTCGCCATGCTGCACTTGGAGTTCTTCGTCGGGAGCCTCGTGAGGGAGCTGgagtggctgccggcggcggacGGGGAGGAGGTGGACATGACCGAGGTGCTGGATTTCACCACACTCATGAATAATCCCCTCCGTGTTCGCGCCATCCCAAGGACTTGA